Proteins encoded in a region of the Anopheles ziemanni chromosome 2, idAnoZiCoDA_A2_x.2, whole genome shotgun sequence genome:
- the LOC131293771 gene encoding uncharacterized protein LOC131293771, with protein sequence MPHNTVSKIIYETCDAIWDTLHEGFMPFPTTAALKQVSQMFYERFGFPNCVGAIDGKHIRIKCPNNSGSNFFNYKKFFSIHLQAVADADRRFIFVDVGDYGRRSTDEELPFVLIGDQGYPLKKYLLRPYAGNNLDPQKEFFNEKLSSSRNVVECAFGLLVAKWRCLKTEIQLDPDNVDKVPWIALK encoded by the exons ATGCCCCACAATACGGTTTCGAAAATAATTTACGAAACGTGCGATGCCATATGGGACACACTACATGAAGGATTTATGCCGTTCCCAACAACCGCAGCACTCAAGCAGGTCTCACAAATGTTCTACGAACGATTTGGTTTTCCTAATTGTGTTGGCGCCATCGATGGAAAACACATCAGGATAAAATGTCCTAACAATAGCGGGTCTAATTTTTTCAACtataaaaaatttttttcgatACATTTACAAGCTGTGGCTGATGCCGACAgacggtttatttttgtagATGTTGGAGATTATGGCAGACGAA GCACAGATGAGGAGTTGCCCTTTGTACTGATTGGGGACCAGGGCTATccattaaaaaagtatttattGCGCCCCTACGCTGGCAATAATCTAGATCCtcaaaaagaatttttcaATGAGAAGCTTAGTAGCTCAAGAAATGTAGTAGAGTGTGCATTTGGGCTCCTTGTAGCTAaatggagatgcttgaaaactgAAATACAGCTGGACCCAGACAATGTTGATAAAGTG